One Coffea arabica cultivar ET-39 chromosome 5e, Coffea Arabica ET-39 HiFi, whole genome shotgun sequence DNA segment encodes these proteins:
- the LOC113694405 gene encoding dirigent protein 11 → MAKGSALTSIQISLLLLVAIFVCSEANHRDRDYCCGGKETKITVYLQLFSGGPNATTVAVAGAPGRPRTPTEFGTIYVNDSPFTESISINSPTVGRSQGLYVASSRDGLYSFDPFSFIFTDGQYNGSTLEFQGLGYSIQNTSVTEFSVLSGTKIFRYVRGYATFLAVRQIPARNYTVTMANITIRRC, encoded by the coding sequence ATGGCAAAAGGTTCAGCTTTAACATCCATCCAAATTTCCCTTTTGCTATTAGTAGCAATCTTTGTTTGTTCAGAAGCTAATCATCGTGACCGTGATTATTGCTGCGGTGGAAAGGAAACAAAGATTACTGTGTACCTTCAACTGTTTTCAGGCGGACCAAATGCCACCACTGTCGCAGTTGCCGGCGCCCCTGGTAGGCCGAGAACTCCCACCGAATTTGGAACCATTTATGTTAATGATTCTCCCTTTACAGAAAGCATCAGCATCAATTCTCCAACTGTTGGTCGAAGCCAAGGCCTTTATGTAGCTTCATCCCGTGATGGACTTTACTCATTTGacccattttccttcattttcacCGACGGACAATACAACGGTAGCACTTTGGAATTCCAAGGACTAGGATATAGCATACAAAATACTTCGGTGACTGAATTTTCAGTACTTTCTGGCACCAAAATATTTAGGTATGTTCGTGGATATGCAACCTTTCTGGCGGTTCGACAAATACCAGCAAGGAATTATACGGTTACAATGGCCAATATTACCATAAGGCGATGCTGA